One Acipenser ruthenus chromosome 33, fAciRut3.2 maternal haplotype, whole genome shotgun sequence genomic region harbors:
- the slc4a1b gene encoding solute carrier family 4 member 1b (Diego blood group) isoform X1, giving the protein MASPLSQDETFEEEDRQITRLDPKAVQPGRSGAYDLEKRRQMEGDPEGHFHKIQLDTETGLNPGVNRKLFTNPGRGSHQSYVELNELKMDTTKEQFWQETARWVRFEEDFNEDVEHWDKPHVSYLTFSSLLELRRTMDKGAVLLDLQEQSLAGIASKVVDSMVKDGQVSEQDRAQLLRALLLKHSHPKQPASPSDPLLEGEHIEMETFSVTQERDSAENTEATVVLVGEAQFLEKPAMAFVRLKDPVVLESVLEVELPVRFLFVLLGPSLHRMDYHEMGRAISTLMADREFNAAAYLAESRRALVTGIKEFLDCSIVIPPCEIQNEGRLRSIVQFQKQLLKSRSRPLESEGEKQLSKRPGKVLPSKAGDVDDPLRRTGRPFGGLVKDIKRRYPHYISDITDALNPQVLAAVIFIYFAALSPAVTFGGLLGEKTKNWMGVSELLVSTAVQGVLFSLVGAQPLLVIGFSGPLLVFEEAFFGFCESQGFEYIVGRVWIGFWLILIVVVIVAFEGSFLVRFISRFTQEIFSFLISLIFIYETFFKLYKIFKQHPLLKNYDPPNSNADNSTASSTSNVSYPNTALLSLVLMFGTFLIAFFLRKFKNSMFLPGKIRRIIGDFGVPISILIMVLIDFFITDTYTQKLSVPSGLSVSLEDQRGWFINPMGLKEEFPIWMMFASVVPALLVFILIFLESQITTLIVSKPERKMVKGSGFHLDLLLVVGMGGVAALFGLPWLSAATVRSVTHANALTVMSKGAKPEIEKVLEQRISGMLVAILVGLSILMEPILKLIPLAVLFGIFLYMGITSLNGIQLFDRMLLLLVPPKYHPDEAYIHRVKTWRMHMFTLIQIVCLVLLWVIKSTPASLALPFILILTIPLRRFLLTRLFSELEIKCLDADDAKVQFDETLGEDVYDETQMPV; this is encoded by the exons ATGGCATCACCTTTG AGCCAGGATGAAACTTTCGAAGAGGAGGACCGCCAGATCACCAGATTGGATCCGAAAGC GGTGCAGCCTGGTCGCTCTGGAGCCTATGACCTGGAGAAGAGGAGACAGATGGAGGGTGATCCAGAAGGGCACTTCCACAAAATCCAGCTGGACACAGAAA CAGGTCTCAACCCCGGagtgaacaggaagctatttacAAACCCAGGCAGAGGAAGCCACCAG TCATACGTGGAGCTGAATGAGCTGAAGATGGACACGACTAAGGAGCAGTTCTGGCAGGAGACGGCGCGCTGGGTCCGATTCGAGGAGGACTTCAACGAAGATGTGGAGCACTGGGACAAGCCGCACGTCTCCTACCTGACCTTCAGCAGCCTGCTGGAGCTGCGTAGGACCATGGACAAGG GGGCTGTTCTCTTGGACCTGCAGGAGCAGAGTCTGGCGGGCATTGCCAGCAAGGTGGTGGACAGCATGGTGAAGGACGGCCAGGTCAGCGAGCAGGACCGGGCCCAGCTGCTCCGGGCTCTGCTCCTCAAACACAG CCACCCCAAGCAGCCAGCCTCCCCCTCGGATCCTCTCCTGGAGGGCGAGCACATCGAGATGGAGACCTTCTCTGTCACCCAGGAG aggGATTCTGCAGAGAATACAGAGGCCACCGTTGTGCTTGTAG GCGAGGCGCAGTTCTTGGAGAAGCCCGCCATGGCGTTCGTGCGTCTGAAGGATCCGGTGGTGCTGGAGTCGGTGCTGGAGGTGGAGCTCCCTGTGCGCTTCCTCTTCGTGCTGCTCGGTCCCAGCCTGCACCGGATGGACTACCACGAGATGGGACGAGCCATCTCCACTCTCATGGCAGACCGG GAGTTCAACGCGGCAGCGTACCTGGCAGAGAGCCGCAGAGCACTGGTGACCGGGATCAAGGAGTTCCTGGACTGCAGCATCGTGATCCCTCCCTGCGAGATCCAGAACGAAGGCCGACTGCGTTCCATAGTGCAGTTCCAGAAGCAGCTCCTAAAGAGCCGCTCCAGACCGctggagagcgagggagagaagCAGCTGTCGAAGAGACCAGGGAAAG TCCTGCCTTCCAAGGCTGGGGACGTGGACGACCCTCTCAGGCGGACAGGGAGACCCTTCGGGGGGCTGGTGAAGGACATCAAGCGACGCTACCCTCACTACATCAGTGACATCACCGACGCACTCAACCCCCAGGTCCTGGCCGCCGTCATTTTCATCTACTTCGCTGCCCTCTCGCCCGCCGTCACGTTTGGGGGGCTGCTGG GGGAGAAGACGAAGAACTGGATGGGGGTGTCGGAGCTGCTGGTGTCCACAGCTGTTCAGGGGGTCCTGTTCTCTCTGGTGGGGGCCCAGCCCCTCCTTGTCATCGGGTTTTCAGGACCGCTCCTGGTCTTCGAGGAAGCCTTTTTCGGG TTCTGTGAATCCCAGGGGTTCGAGTACATCGTGGGGCGCGTGTGGATCGGGTTCTGGCTCATCCTCATTGTGGTTGTGATTGTGGCGTTCGAGGGCAGCTTCCTGGTGCGCTTCATCTCACGTTTCACCCAGGAGATCTTTTCCTTCCTCATCTCCCTCATCTTCATCTACGAGACCTTCTTCAAGCTCTACAAG ATTTTCAAGCAACACCCCTTGCTTAAGAATTATGACCCCCCGAACTCCAATGCAGACAATAGCACAGCTAGCAGCACCTCGAATGTCTCCTACCCCAACACTGCCCTGCTGTCCCTGGTTCTCATGTTTGGAACTTTCCTCATTGCCTTCTTCCTCAGGAAATTCAAGAACAGCATGTTTCTACCAGGGAAA ATCCGTCGTATTATCGGGGATTTTGGAGTCCCTATCTCCATCCTCATCATGGTTCTCATAGACTTCTTCATCACTGACACCTATACCCAG AAACTGAGTGTGCCCTCCGGTCTGTCGGTGTCTCTCGAGGATCAGAGAGGCTGGTTCATCAACCCCATGGGGCTGAAGGAGGAGTTCCCCATTTGGATGATGTTTGCATCTGTCGTCCCGGCGCTGCTGGTCTTCATTCTCATCTTCCTCGAGTCTCAGATCACAAC GCTTATCGTGAGCAAGCCAGAGAGGAAGATGGTAAAGGGCTCCGGGTTCCACCTGGACCTGCTGCTGGTGGTGGGAATGGGAGGAGTGGCTGCCCTCTTTGGGCTGCCCTGGCTCAGCGCGGCCACGGTGCGCTCTGTCACCCACGCCAACGCGCTGACCGTCATGAGCAAGGGGGCCAAACCGGAGATTGAGAAGGTGCTGGAGCAGAGGATCAGCGGGATGCTCGTCGCCATCCTTGTGG GTCTCTCTATCCTGATGGAGCCCATTCTGAAGCTCATCCCCCTGGCTGTGCTCTTCGGGATCTTTCTGTACATGGGGATCACCTCCCTGAACGGCATCCAGCTGTTCGACAGAATGCTCCTCCTGCTGGTCCCCCCGAAATACCACCCTGACGAGGCCTACATCCACCGG GTGAAGACGTGGCGCATGCACATGTTCACCCTGATTCAGATTGTCTGTCTGGTGCTTCTGTGGGTGATCAAGTCCACCCCTGCCTCGCTGGCTCTGCCCTTCATCCTCATCCTCACCATCCCCCTGCGCAGGTTCCTGCTCACCCGCCTCTTCAGCGAGCTCGAGATCAAATGC TTGGATGCAGACGATGCCAAGGTGCAGTTTGATGAGACTCTAGGAGAGGATGTCTACGATGA
- the slc4a1b gene encoding solute carrier family 4 member 1b (Diego blood group) isoform X2, which translates to MASPLSQDETFEEEDRQITRLDPKAVQPGRSGAYDLEKRRQMEGDPEGHFHKIQLDTESLNPGVNRKLFTNPGRGSHQSYVELNELKMDTTKEQFWQETARWVRFEEDFNEDVEHWDKPHVSYLTFSSLLELRRTMDKGAVLLDLQEQSLAGIASKVVDSMVKDGQVSEQDRAQLLRALLLKHSHPKQPASPSDPLLEGEHIEMETFSVTQERDSAENTEATVVLVGEAQFLEKPAMAFVRLKDPVVLESVLEVELPVRFLFVLLGPSLHRMDYHEMGRAISTLMADREFNAAAYLAESRRALVTGIKEFLDCSIVIPPCEIQNEGRLRSIVQFQKQLLKSRSRPLESEGEKQLSKRPGKVLPSKAGDVDDPLRRTGRPFGGLVKDIKRRYPHYISDITDALNPQVLAAVIFIYFAALSPAVTFGGLLGEKTKNWMGVSELLVSTAVQGVLFSLVGAQPLLVIGFSGPLLVFEEAFFGFCESQGFEYIVGRVWIGFWLILIVVVIVAFEGSFLVRFISRFTQEIFSFLISLIFIYETFFKLYKIFKQHPLLKNYDPPNSNADNSTASSTSNVSYPNTALLSLVLMFGTFLIAFFLRKFKNSMFLPGKIRRIIGDFGVPISILIMVLIDFFITDTYTQKLSVPSGLSVSLEDQRGWFINPMGLKEEFPIWMMFASVVPALLVFILIFLESQITTLIVSKPERKMVKGSGFHLDLLLVVGMGGVAALFGLPWLSAATVRSVTHANALTVMSKGAKPEIEKVLEQRISGMLVAILVGLSILMEPILKLIPLAVLFGIFLYMGITSLNGIQLFDRMLLLLVPPKYHPDEAYIHRVKTWRMHMFTLIQIVCLVLLWVIKSTPASLALPFILILTIPLRRFLLTRLFSELEIKCLDADDAKVQFDETLGEDVYDETQMPV; encoded by the exons ATGGCATCACCTTTG AGCCAGGATGAAACTTTCGAAGAGGAGGACCGCCAGATCACCAGATTGGATCCGAAAGC GGTGCAGCCTGGTCGCTCTGGAGCCTATGACCTGGAGAAGAGGAGACAGATGGAGGGTGATCCAGAAGGGCACTTCCACAAAATCCAGCTGGACACAGAAA GTCTCAACCCCGGagtgaacaggaagctatttacAAACCCAGGCAGAGGAAGCCACCAG TCATACGTGGAGCTGAATGAGCTGAAGATGGACACGACTAAGGAGCAGTTCTGGCAGGAGACGGCGCGCTGGGTCCGATTCGAGGAGGACTTCAACGAAGATGTGGAGCACTGGGACAAGCCGCACGTCTCCTACCTGACCTTCAGCAGCCTGCTGGAGCTGCGTAGGACCATGGACAAGG GGGCTGTTCTCTTGGACCTGCAGGAGCAGAGTCTGGCGGGCATTGCCAGCAAGGTGGTGGACAGCATGGTGAAGGACGGCCAGGTCAGCGAGCAGGACCGGGCCCAGCTGCTCCGGGCTCTGCTCCTCAAACACAG CCACCCCAAGCAGCCAGCCTCCCCCTCGGATCCTCTCCTGGAGGGCGAGCACATCGAGATGGAGACCTTCTCTGTCACCCAGGAG aggGATTCTGCAGAGAATACAGAGGCCACCGTTGTGCTTGTAG GCGAGGCGCAGTTCTTGGAGAAGCCCGCCATGGCGTTCGTGCGTCTGAAGGATCCGGTGGTGCTGGAGTCGGTGCTGGAGGTGGAGCTCCCTGTGCGCTTCCTCTTCGTGCTGCTCGGTCCCAGCCTGCACCGGATGGACTACCACGAGATGGGACGAGCCATCTCCACTCTCATGGCAGACCGG GAGTTCAACGCGGCAGCGTACCTGGCAGAGAGCCGCAGAGCACTGGTGACCGGGATCAAGGAGTTCCTGGACTGCAGCATCGTGATCCCTCCCTGCGAGATCCAGAACGAAGGCCGACTGCGTTCCATAGTGCAGTTCCAGAAGCAGCTCCTAAAGAGCCGCTCCAGACCGctggagagcgagggagagaagCAGCTGTCGAAGAGACCAGGGAAAG TCCTGCCTTCCAAGGCTGGGGACGTGGACGACCCTCTCAGGCGGACAGGGAGACCCTTCGGGGGGCTGGTGAAGGACATCAAGCGACGCTACCCTCACTACATCAGTGACATCACCGACGCACTCAACCCCCAGGTCCTGGCCGCCGTCATTTTCATCTACTTCGCTGCCCTCTCGCCCGCCGTCACGTTTGGGGGGCTGCTGG GGGAGAAGACGAAGAACTGGATGGGGGTGTCGGAGCTGCTGGTGTCCACAGCTGTTCAGGGGGTCCTGTTCTCTCTGGTGGGGGCCCAGCCCCTCCTTGTCATCGGGTTTTCAGGACCGCTCCTGGTCTTCGAGGAAGCCTTTTTCGGG TTCTGTGAATCCCAGGGGTTCGAGTACATCGTGGGGCGCGTGTGGATCGGGTTCTGGCTCATCCTCATTGTGGTTGTGATTGTGGCGTTCGAGGGCAGCTTCCTGGTGCGCTTCATCTCACGTTTCACCCAGGAGATCTTTTCCTTCCTCATCTCCCTCATCTTCATCTACGAGACCTTCTTCAAGCTCTACAAG ATTTTCAAGCAACACCCCTTGCTTAAGAATTATGACCCCCCGAACTCCAATGCAGACAATAGCACAGCTAGCAGCACCTCGAATGTCTCCTACCCCAACACTGCCCTGCTGTCCCTGGTTCTCATGTTTGGAACTTTCCTCATTGCCTTCTTCCTCAGGAAATTCAAGAACAGCATGTTTCTACCAGGGAAA ATCCGTCGTATTATCGGGGATTTTGGAGTCCCTATCTCCATCCTCATCATGGTTCTCATAGACTTCTTCATCACTGACACCTATACCCAG AAACTGAGTGTGCCCTCCGGTCTGTCGGTGTCTCTCGAGGATCAGAGAGGCTGGTTCATCAACCCCATGGGGCTGAAGGAGGAGTTCCCCATTTGGATGATGTTTGCATCTGTCGTCCCGGCGCTGCTGGTCTTCATTCTCATCTTCCTCGAGTCTCAGATCACAAC GCTTATCGTGAGCAAGCCAGAGAGGAAGATGGTAAAGGGCTCCGGGTTCCACCTGGACCTGCTGCTGGTGGTGGGAATGGGAGGAGTGGCTGCCCTCTTTGGGCTGCCCTGGCTCAGCGCGGCCACGGTGCGCTCTGTCACCCACGCCAACGCGCTGACCGTCATGAGCAAGGGGGCCAAACCGGAGATTGAGAAGGTGCTGGAGCAGAGGATCAGCGGGATGCTCGTCGCCATCCTTGTGG GTCTCTCTATCCTGATGGAGCCCATTCTGAAGCTCATCCCCCTGGCTGTGCTCTTCGGGATCTTTCTGTACATGGGGATCACCTCCCTGAACGGCATCCAGCTGTTCGACAGAATGCTCCTCCTGCTGGTCCCCCCGAAATACCACCCTGACGAGGCCTACATCCACCGG GTGAAGACGTGGCGCATGCACATGTTCACCCTGATTCAGATTGTCTGTCTGGTGCTTCTGTGGGTGATCAAGTCCACCCCTGCCTCGCTGGCTCTGCCCTTCATCCTCATCCTCACCATCCCCCTGCGCAGGTTCCTGCTCACCCGCCTCTTCAGCGAGCTCGAGATCAAATGC TTGGATGCAGACGATGCCAAGGTGCAGTTTGATGAGACTCTAGGAGAGGATGTCTACGATGA
- the slc4a1b gene encoding solute carrier family 4 member 1b (Diego blood group) isoform X3: MDTTKEQFWQETARWVRFEEDFNEDVEHWDKPHVSYLTFSSLLELRRTMDKGAVLLDLQEQSLAGIASKVVDSMVKDGQVSEQDRAQLLRALLLKHSHPKQPASPSDPLLEGEHIEMETFSVTQERDSAENTEATVVLVGEAQFLEKPAMAFVRLKDPVVLESVLEVELPVRFLFVLLGPSLHRMDYHEMGRAISTLMADREFNAAAYLAESRRALVTGIKEFLDCSIVIPPCEIQNEGRLRSIVQFQKQLLKSRSRPLESEGEKQLSKRPGKVLPSKAGDVDDPLRRTGRPFGGLVKDIKRRYPHYISDITDALNPQVLAAVIFIYFAALSPAVTFGGLLGEKTKNWMGVSELLVSTAVQGVLFSLVGAQPLLVIGFSGPLLVFEEAFFGFCESQGFEYIVGRVWIGFWLILIVVVIVAFEGSFLVRFISRFTQEIFSFLISLIFIYETFFKLYKIFKQHPLLKNYDPPNSNADNSTASSTSNVSYPNTALLSLVLMFGTFLIAFFLRKFKNSMFLPGKIRRIIGDFGVPISILIMVLIDFFITDTYTQKLSVPSGLSVSLEDQRGWFINPMGLKEEFPIWMMFASVVPALLVFILIFLESQITTLIVSKPERKMVKGSGFHLDLLLVVGMGGVAALFGLPWLSAATVRSVTHANALTVMSKGAKPEIEKVLEQRISGMLVAILVGLSILMEPILKLIPLAVLFGIFLYMGITSLNGIQLFDRMLLLLVPPKYHPDEAYIHRVKTWRMHMFTLIQIVCLVLLWVIKSTPASLALPFILILTIPLRRFLLTRLFSELEIKCLDADDAKVQFDETLGEDVYDETQMPV, from the exons ATGGACACGACTAAGGAGCAGTTCTGGCAGGAGACGGCGCGCTGGGTCCGATTCGAGGAGGACTTCAACGAAGATGTGGAGCACTGGGACAAGCCGCACGTCTCCTACCTGACCTTCAGCAGCCTGCTGGAGCTGCGTAGGACCATGGACAAGG GGGCTGTTCTCTTGGACCTGCAGGAGCAGAGTCTGGCGGGCATTGCCAGCAAGGTGGTGGACAGCATGGTGAAGGACGGCCAGGTCAGCGAGCAGGACCGGGCCCAGCTGCTCCGGGCTCTGCTCCTCAAACACAG CCACCCCAAGCAGCCAGCCTCCCCCTCGGATCCTCTCCTGGAGGGCGAGCACATCGAGATGGAGACCTTCTCTGTCACCCAGGAG aggGATTCTGCAGAGAATACAGAGGCCACCGTTGTGCTTGTAG GCGAGGCGCAGTTCTTGGAGAAGCCCGCCATGGCGTTCGTGCGTCTGAAGGATCCGGTGGTGCTGGAGTCGGTGCTGGAGGTGGAGCTCCCTGTGCGCTTCCTCTTCGTGCTGCTCGGTCCCAGCCTGCACCGGATGGACTACCACGAGATGGGACGAGCCATCTCCACTCTCATGGCAGACCGG GAGTTCAACGCGGCAGCGTACCTGGCAGAGAGCCGCAGAGCACTGGTGACCGGGATCAAGGAGTTCCTGGACTGCAGCATCGTGATCCCTCCCTGCGAGATCCAGAACGAAGGCCGACTGCGTTCCATAGTGCAGTTCCAGAAGCAGCTCCTAAAGAGCCGCTCCAGACCGctggagagcgagggagagaagCAGCTGTCGAAGAGACCAGGGAAAG TCCTGCCTTCCAAGGCTGGGGACGTGGACGACCCTCTCAGGCGGACAGGGAGACCCTTCGGGGGGCTGGTGAAGGACATCAAGCGACGCTACCCTCACTACATCAGTGACATCACCGACGCACTCAACCCCCAGGTCCTGGCCGCCGTCATTTTCATCTACTTCGCTGCCCTCTCGCCCGCCGTCACGTTTGGGGGGCTGCTGG GGGAGAAGACGAAGAACTGGATGGGGGTGTCGGAGCTGCTGGTGTCCACAGCTGTTCAGGGGGTCCTGTTCTCTCTGGTGGGGGCCCAGCCCCTCCTTGTCATCGGGTTTTCAGGACCGCTCCTGGTCTTCGAGGAAGCCTTTTTCGGG TTCTGTGAATCCCAGGGGTTCGAGTACATCGTGGGGCGCGTGTGGATCGGGTTCTGGCTCATCCTCATTGTGGTTGTGATTGTGGCGTTCGAGGGCAGCTTCCTGGTGCGCTTCATCTCACGTTTCACCCAGGAGATCTTTTCCTTCCTCATCTCCCTCATCTTCATCTACGAGACCTTCTTCAAGCTCTACAAG ATTTTCAAGCAACACCCCTTGCTTAAGAATTATGACCCCCCGAACTCCAATGCAGACAATAGCACAGCTAGCAGCACCTCGAATGTCTCCTACCCCAACACTGCCCTGCTGTCCCTGGTTCTCATGTTTGGAACTTTCCTCATTGCCTTCTTCCTCAGGAAATTCAAGAACAGCATGTTTCTACCAGGGAAA ATCCGTCGTATTATCGGGGATTTTGGAGTCCCTATCTCCATCCTCATCATGGTTCTCATAGACTTCTTCATCACTGACACCTATACCCAG AAACTGAGTGTGCCCTCCGGTCTGTCGGTGTCTCTCGAGGATCAGAGAGGCTGGTTCATCAACCCCATGGGGCTGAAGGAGGAGTTCCCCATTTGGATGATGTTTGCATCTGTCGTCCCGGCGCTGCTGGTCTTCATTCTCATCTTCCTCGAGTCTCAGATCACAAC GCTTATCGTGAGCAAGCCAGAGAGGAAGATGGTAAAGGGCTCCGGGTTCCACCTGGACCTGCTGCTGGTGGTGGGAATGGGAGGAGTGGCTGCCCTCTTTGGGCTGCCCTGGCTCAGCGCGGCCACGGTGCGCTCTGTCACCCACGCCAACGCGCTGACCGTCATGAGCAAGGGGGCCAAACCGGAGATTGAGAAGGTGCTGGAGCAGAGGATCAGCGGGATGCTCGTCGCCATCCTTGTGG GTCTCTCTATCCTGATGGAGCCCATTCTGAAGCTCATCCCCCTGGCTGTGCTCTTCGGGATCTTTCTGTACATGGGGATCACCTCCCTGAACGGCATCCAGCTGTTCGACAGAATGCTCCTCCTGCTGGTCCCCCCGAAATACCACCCTGACGAGGCCTACATCCACCGG GTGAAGACGTGGCGCATGCACATGTTCACCCTGATTCAGATTGTCTGTCTGGTGCTTCTGTGGGTGATCAAGTCCACCCCTGCCTCGCTGGCTCTGCCCTTCATCCTCATCCTCACCATCCCCCTGCGCAGGTTCCTGCTCACCCGCCTCTTCAGCGAGCTCGAGATCAAATGC TTGGATGCAGACGATGCCAAGGTGCAGTTTGATGAGACTCTAGGAGAGGATGTCTACGATGA